Proteins from one Apis cerana isolate GH-2021 linkage group LG11, AcerK_1.0, whole genome shotgun sequence genomic window:
- the LOC107998540 gene encoding F-actin-monooxygenase Mical isoform X8: MEHRKQTTEIAKANEQFDLFCNATTLKSILGHYRHLCDLLRIRPNVINQFYPKLKAKLRSWKAQALWKKFDQRANYKCYNRGKACPNTRVLIIGGGPCGLRSAIEAQLLGAKVVVVEKRDRMSRNNVLHLWPFVIHDLRALGAKKFFGKFCAGSIDHISIRQLQCILLKVALILGVEFHESVSFDALISPPESQEEGKIGWRAKTTPADHPVSQYEFDVLIGADGKRNTLEGFKRKEFRGKLAIAITANFINKRTEAEARVEEISGVAFIFNQKFFKELYQETGIDLENIVYYKDDTHYFVMTAKKHSLIDKGVILQDHADTAKLLAKENVDREALMLYAREAAEFSTEYQMIGMEFAVNHYGQPDVAMFDFTSMYAAENASRILERRGHKLLMILVGDSLLEPFWPTGSGCARGFLSSLDACWAIKGWGANVSPLEVIAERESIYRLLGQTTPENLNRDYAAYTLDPHTRYPNLNVSSVTPIQVRSLLDTDDPDSVKQPPVQSDIDIPKKRRRRDLRGDSQVHPDTLLRWLQKQVALYDSVQIRDMGASFKNGLAICAIIHRYRPNLIDFHNLNPDDAITNNQLAFDILEKELGIPPIMTGEEMAQCDVPDKLAMFSYLTQIYEVFRGEIPYIKHPKLEPENEERPAHSKQLTPDQKVQLIDRIVRQDSATRTRHSRSRHNENLNPADKKGDTISRRSRKRRSTEKMGATVDREPKIHAGHHRNSIDEEFSGRIKSIEDKLKGSTPVEKKPRDLLRAIGKIEKTDWNVKEIEKKIEENKMGRLVRHDKVERVPKWSREQFLARQIKMEKKGRDQRETDSKYADIDNTLKNIDRKIKEGNVLGYNKVSAMAEQFSNKSQDAEPKMQKSNVKPTITLPAQGGSEMCHFCNKRVYLMERLSAEGKFFHRGCFRCEYCSTSLRIGNHTFDRDKNGGRFYCTQHFGFSGTLKTRNVEKKKIMTLNKENIPATSVNLKTPEKGKISLEGVVGLDLLDRGQTPERIEFENLAGISDAEEPQSQMDEDEWTDRNFGASTAEMGSSDDISDMSDSDDDNEVYEEAIDQPLTTEGTLELAKNWTLRYSHPHAAMGQSDTGSNEYEDSSDEYTNEDDESTTATEDEDDIRARELRKQEVWLKNPTCSSDTDSGSETEVASDEGTSEESEENSATEISTDSEFEHDGATPTQHEIPEITINDAYVRKTRGNYVEPKKVQVKSKVISSINGNLKQDKDLDAKSQLKMDHEINPSHLEKESKLNLLGFNNANAVPLINPRKGDYLLNRTHSTEGIASKLSLELKKKYLLGGTAFGGSVMKSGSASNVDTQLRNFTDAISQHQKLLNPAPEPSPTMQAFLQGTSKLRSNNTQLSPISPTAIFSSVKPYTANRSSQNLLNNDNPIYKSTILPEISKTQLPDLVKESSILKSKTTPNIVCGESKNTESKEIVKEQVAPSQLHAAKNCEILGNARSCENTENNFAGNMDENNGFRPRSPLHETSIIVPQVDWSKNTEERKETASTGDSEIDSDSLSSGDGEAEEEAQDQPPPVMNLSPPRLQIHSTDGDLLLDEEAEKCKDFDDGQSFEPDSIECSFLQDKMLNNNKIFSSAVPATPCVNKTSMELEIVKNEIEQLELQDEGKKSISNCSTPTSITSAISNKHDDSEENDVTTAALTETEFSEWARDGEVLVSDDLRDVEFNINPEFITTRRKLALSDASKTQGPITIAKEEDLTDMDLDSSKLDKQLDVPVNNTSKLLANGENIDFMDTDNESLLDDSLQDASNMVMLKNRGYVEFVNIKSASSLASSQDKLIADAPIAKLEVENDSEEEAYYDKNVIEINPITMDDVMNKLNGSVNKAENDGKSEGDMEIKSNSIQQDQSIAEAVNKELFQSMEEDSLLIVEPAEDTTTSEVVTILASPVNPQVSIIASQTEKQSGQQEEEETKTAADLNNPDYLEYVKRLQSRIAEFSNAKDSIDVRKSKRKNSKSSLQSRTAEMIAEEIKNQETTINNSFNSPATSRKLEEITRERFKQKNVIQDLLMDKVEAHKQKSAEKKARRAARASSFNSTSALSPIRPSIPSSSLVNKFVPTSIVTPENSPSHSTNSVESKQPVEIKKSHETRQLPWKSETEKVTNEESNKNDIQSSENITLIKIANETENNFRTPIAPPRLKHEEAKRTAEKARQDARERARLKSDEDLGLSPEDKIKELRMKVARRQLSMEERKTKEETQPEDPRIRLYTYGANKTELKLQTSKSTDNMKAVAEAINFSGLSAANAKSMDELLHADSPKSNSSIIKRDKKQKTKDPERRKSIIQAVSDFFFKKESSPSPSNQKDKLSMFRLTSKTKGKLDKVLSPKMNARPKSVCEGMLTRNFLNENPPPIPPPPLIYTIPTTQISDDSLSDDDTKTTAVSTSCIHKATITEGSCNSISRKTKTTKRIARQAQLKRLRMAQEIQRKLEETEVKQRELESRGVSVEKALRGEGECSDREEADLLREWFDLMKERTELRRYEKELLVRAQEVQLEDRHERLQQELRERLADDDNKKTSADVKKEGEILTEMLEIVAKRDSLIALLEEERQRWCRSTCQTLTPFSTHTVCFSHLPSFFTPHLNNTSSVLTLIVILITYVFLTNLIQLFINFCNESLTFF, translated from the exons atggagcATCGGAAGCAAACGACGGAAATAGCGAAAGCTAACGAGCAGTTCGATCTGTTTTGCAACGCGACCACTTTGAAATCAATTCTGGGGCACTACAGGCATCTCTGCGACTTGCTCAGGATCAGGCCGAACGTGATCAATCAATTTTACCCAAAATTGAAAGCGAAATTGCGATCGTGGAAGGCCCAAGCCCTCTGGAAAAAATTCGACCAGAGGGCCAATTACAAATGTTACAACCGTGGCAAAGCATGCCCGAACACGAGG GTGTTGATCATCGGAGGCGGGCCGTGCGGCCTTCGTTCGGCGATAGAGGCGCAATTGTTAGGAGCCAAGGTGGTCGTTGTAGAGAAACGGGATCGTATGTCCAGGAACAACGTCCTTCACCTGTGGCCCTTCGTCATCCACGACCTTCGCGCCCTGGGGGCGAAAAAATTCTTCGGGAAATTTTGCGCCGGCTCCATCGACCACATTAGCATTCGACAACTTCAATGTATATTGCTCAAAGTCGCTTTGATCCTTGGCGTCGAGTTCCACGAGAGCGTCAGTTTCGACGCTCTGATATCTCCGCCCGAGAGCCAGGAGGAGGGCA AGATCGGTTGGAGAGCGAAAACCACTCCCGCCGACCACCCAGTCTCTCAGTACGAGTTCGACGTGTTGATCGGAGCCGACGGGAAGAGGAACACGTTGGAAGGTTTTAAGCGGAAAGAGTTCAGGGGTAAATTGGCTATCGCGATAACGGCCAACTTCATAAATAAACGGACCGAGGCGGAAGCCCGTGTCGAAGAAATTAGCGGGGTTGCCTTCATCTTTAATCAAAAGTTTTTCAAGGAATTGTACCAGGAGACGGGTATTGATCTAGAAAACATCGTCTATTACAAAGACGACACTCACTATTTCGTGATGACCGCTAAGAAGCACAGTCTTATAGACAAGGGAGTGATTTTGCAg gATCACGCGGATACGGCGAAATTACTAGCGAAAGAAAACGTGGATCGCGAAGCGTTGATGCTTTACGCCCGAGAGGCTGCCGAATTCTCCACGGAATACCAAATGATTGGTATGGAATTCGCAGTGAACCATTATGGCCAACCAGACGTTGCCATGTTCGATTTCACGTCGATGTATGCGGCGGAGAATGCCAGTCGAATTTTGGAACGCCGTGGCCATAAGTTACTTATGATCCTTGTCGGTGATAGCCTTCTCGAG CCGTTCTGGCCAACGGGATCTGGTTGCGCGAGAGGATTTTTAAGCTCCTTGGACGCTTGCTGGGCGATCAAAGGATGGGGCGCGAACGTCTCACCGTTGGAAGTAATCGCTGAACGGGAGTCAATTTACAGGTTACTTGGACAGACCACGCCCGAGAACTTAAACAGAGATTACGCTGCGTACACGCTAGATCCTCATACCag ATATCCCAATTTGAACGTGTCGTCGGTGACACCGATACAAGTGCGAAGTTTACTCGACACGGATGATCCCGACAGCGTGAAACAGCCTCCTGTCCAGTCTGACATCGATATCCCTAAAAAACGACGTCGTCGGG ATTTGCGTGGAGACTCGCAAGTGCATCCGGACACGCTGCTTCGCTGGCTGCAAAAGCAAGTTGCCCTGTACGACTCGGTTCAGATAAGAGACATGGGCGCCTCGTTCAAAAATGGTCTGGCTATTTGTGCGATAATTCACAGATATCGTCCAAACCTGATAGATTTCCACAATTTGAACCCAGACGATGCGATTACGAACAACCAATTAGCGTTTGATATATTGGAAAAGGAATTGGGCATACCTCCT ATAATGACAGGGGAGGAAATGGCCCAGTGCGACGTTCCCGATAAGCTCGCCATGTTTTCTTACCTCACACAGATATACGAAGTTTTCCGCGGTGAAATCCCGTACATTAAACATCCAAAATTA GAACCTGAAAACGAAGAAAGGCCCGCACATAGTAAACAATTGACACCTGATCAAAAAGTTCAGTTAATTGACCGTATCGTCAGGCAAGATAGCGCAACGAGAACGAGACACTCACGATCGCGTcataacgaaaatttaaaccCCGCGGATAAGAAGGGGGACACGATTAGCCGACGTTCTCGAAAGAGACGAAGCACGGAGAAGATGGGCGCGACAGTG gACAGAGAACCTAAGATTCATGCTGGTCATCATAGAAATAGCATAGACGAAGAGTTCTCCGGTAGAATAAAAAGTATCGAAGACAAGTTGAAAGGGTCTACACCGGTTGAGAAAAAACCCAGAGATCTTCTACGTGCAATTG GTAAAATTGAGAAGACCGATTGGAATGTGAAGgaaatcgagaagaaaatcGAAGAGAATAAAATGGGTCGTTTGGTTCGACACGACAAAGTAGAACGAGTGCCGAAATGGAGTCGAGAACAG TTTTTAGCTCGACAAATCAAGATGGAGAAGAAGGGACGTGATCAAAGGGAGACAGATAGTAAGTACGCTGATATTGACAATACCCTGAAGAATATTGACAGGAAGATCAAAGAGGGTAATGTGCTTGGGTACAATAAAGTCTCGGCAATGGccgaacaattttcaaataaaagtcaGGACGCGGAGCCCAAGATGCAGAAATCG aatgtcAAGCCCACGATAACGTTACCTGCTCAAGGAGGTTCAGAAATGTgtcatttttgtaataaaagggTTTACCTAATGGAGAGACTTAGCGCCGAAGggaaattttttcatcgagGATGTTTTCGTTGCGAATATTGTTCTACCTCGTTAAGAATAG GGAATCATACATTCGATCGGGATAAAAATGGAGGACGATTTTATTGTACGCAACATTTTGGTTTCTCAGGAACGTTGAAAACTCGGAacgtggaaaagaagaagattatgacgttgaataaagaaaatatacctGCAACgtctgtaaatttaaaaacacccgaaaaa GGAAAGATATCTTTAGAGGGTGTCGTTGGTCTCGATCTACTCGATCGTGGACAAACACCCGAGAGAatagaattcgaaaatttagcTGGGATATCGGATGCTGAAGAACCTCAAAGTCAAATGGATGAAGATGAATGGACGGATAGGAATTTCGGGGCTTCTACCGCAGAAATGGGATCCAGTGATGACATTTCGGATATGAg CGATTCAGATGATGATAACGAGGTATACGAAGAGGCAATAGATCAACCCTTAACAACCGAGGGAACTCTTGAACTTGCGAAAAATTGGACGCTACGATATTCTCATCCTCACGCTGCAATGGGACAATCTGATACGGGAAGCAACGAATATGAAGATTCTAGCGATGAATATACGAATGAAG acGATGAAAGTACAACCGCTACGGAAGATGAAGACGACATACGTGCCCGAGAACTTAGAAAGCAAGAAGTTTGGTTGAAGAATCCTACATGTAGCTCCGATACGGACAGCGGTTCAGAAACGGAG GTTGCCTCTGATGAAGGTACGTCGGAAGAAAGCGAAGAAAACTCAGCTACAGAAATATCGACAGATTCCGAATTCGAACACGATGGCGCAACTCCTACGCAGCACGAGATTCCAGAGATCACGATCAACGATGCATATGTCCGGAAAACCAGAGGAAACTACGTTGAACCCAAGAAAGTTCAAGTGAAAAGTAAAGTCATTTCATCGATTAATGGTAATCTGAAGCAAGATAAAGATCTGGATGCGAAATCGCAGTTAAAAATGGATCACGAGATAAATCCTTCTCATCTTGAAAAAGAGAGCAAGCTGAATTTATTAGGATTCAATAATGCGAATGCAGTTCCATTAATAAATCCTCGCAAAGGGGATTATTTATTGAACCGTACCCATTCTACCGAAGGTATCGCATCTAAGCTATCTTTGGAATTGAAGAAGAAGTATTTACTTGGCGGTACAGCTTTTGGAGGTTCTGTCATGAAATCGGGATCAGCCTCGAATGTCGATACCCAGTTGAGAAATTTTACGGACGCCATCTCCCAGCaccaaaaacttttaaatcccGCTCCAGAGCCAAGTCCTACGATGCAAGCATTCTTGCAAGGAACGAGCAAATTGCGATCGAACAACACTCAACTTTCTCCCATATCGCCCACGGCTATATTTTCTTCGGTGAAACCGTATACAGCGAACCGATCCTCCCAGAATTTGTTAAACAACGATAACCCCATTTATAAGTCGACAATTTTGCCTGAAATATCAAAGACCCAGTTACCGGACCTGGTGAAGGAGTCCAgcatattaaaatcgaaaactaCGCCTAACATTGTCTGCGGCGAATCCAAGAACACGGAGAGCAAAGAGATTGTAAAAGAGCAAGTGGCTCCTAGCCAATTGCACGCAGCGAAAAACTGCGAAATATTGGGGAACGCGAGGAGCTGTGAAAACACGGAGAACAACTTCGCTGGAAATATGGATGAGAATAATGGTTTCCGACCACGAAGCCCGTTACACGAAACCTCGATCATCGTGCCTCAAGTCGATTGGAGTAAAAACacggaggaaagaaaagagacggCTAGCACAGGAGATTCGGAGATAGACAGCGATTCCTTGTCTTCCGGGGATGGCGAAGCGGAAGAAGAAGCGCAAGATCAGCCACCGCCTGTTATGAATTTGTCCCCGCCCCGTTTACAAATTCACAGCACAGACGGAGATCTTCTGCTGGACGAGGAAGCCGAAAAATGTAAAGATTTCGACGATGGCCAGTCGTTTGAGCCCGATTCCATAGAGTGTTCATTTCTACaggataaaatgttaaataataataagatcttCTCTTCTGCAGTTCCTGCAACTCCTTGCGTAAATAAAACCTCGATGGAACTGGAGATAGTGAAGAACGAGATCGAGCAATTAGAATTGCAGGATGAGGGTAAAAAGAGTATCAGCAATTGCAGTACCCCTACATCGATTACCTCTGCCATTTCGAATAAACACGATGATTCCGAAGAGAACGACGTGACAACGGCAGCTCTTACCGAAACGGAATTCTCGGAGTGGGCTCGTGACGGAGAGGTTTTAGTTTCGGATGACCTGCGGGACGttgaattcaatattaatccaGAATTCATAACTACAAGAAGAAAACTTGCGTTATCGGATGCTTCGAAGACTCAAGGTCCGATCACGATAGCCAAAGAAGAAGATTTAACGGATATGGACTTGGATTCTTCGAAGTTGGATAAACAGTTGGATGTTCCTGTTAACAATACCTCAAAACTCTTAGCTAATGgtgaaaatatagattttatggACACGGATAACGAGTCGTTATTGGATGACAGCTTGCAAGATGCTTCCAATATGGTAATGCTCAAAAATAGGGGATACGtagaatttgttaatattaaaagcgCTTCGAGCCTCGCGAGTTCGCAAGACAAATTAATTGCTGACGCTCCCATTGCGAAATTAGAGGTAGAGAATGATTCAGAAGAGGAAGCTTACTACGATAAGAACGTGATAGAAATAAATCCAATCACCATGGATGATGTTATGAATAAGTTGAATGGCTCTGTAAATAAAGCTGAAAATGATGGCAAGTCGGAGGGagatatggaaataaaatcaaactcCATTCAACAAGATCAATCTATCGCGGAGGCGGTGAATAAGgaattatttcaatcgatGGAGGAAGATAGTTTGCTTATCGTTGAACCTGCCGAGGACACCACTACCAGTGAAGTAGTCACTATTCTTGCTAGCCCCGTGAACCCACAAGTTTCAATAATTGCATCTCAAACTGAAAAACAATCGGGacaacaagaagaagaagaaacgaaaactgCCGCTGATTTGAACAATCCTGATTATTTGGAATACGTGAAGCGTCTGCAATCTAGAATTGCTGAATTTAGCAATGCCAAAGATTCTATAGATGTCAGAAAATCGAAAAGGAAGAATTCAAAAAGTTCGCTGCAATCCCGTACAGCCGAGATGATAGCGGAAGAAATTAAGAATCAAGAAACTACGATAAACAATAGTTTTAATTCGCCGGCTACTTCGAGAAAATTGGAGGAGATTACCAGAGAAAGATTCAagcaaaaaaatgtaatacaaGATTTATTAATGGACAAAGTAGAAGCTCATAAACAGAAATCCGCGGAGAAAAAGGCAAGAAGAGCTGCTAGAGCTTCGTCGTTCAATTCAACTTCTGCCTTATCACCAATAAGACCATCTATTCCTAGTAGTTCGCTAGTTAACAAATTTGTACCTACGTCTATAGTGACGCCTGAAAATAGTCCCTCGCATAGCACTAATTCCGTTGAAAGTAAACAGCCCGTGGAAATTAAGAAATCTCACGAAACCCGGCAATTGCCTTGGAAATCGGAGACCGAGAAGGTCACAAATgaagaaagtaataaaaatgatattcaatCCTCTGAAAATATCACATTAATCAAAATAGCTAATGAAACGGAAAACAACTTTAGAACGCCAATTGCACCTCCAAGATTGAAACACGAAGAGGCAAAGAGGACAGCAGAAAAGGCGAGACAAGATGCGAGAGAAAGGGCTAGATTGAAGAGTGATGAAGATCTGGGTCTCAGTCCAGAAGATAAAATCAAAGAATTGAGAATGAAAGTGGCACGAAGACAACTTTCaatggaagagagaaagactaAAGAAGAAACACAGCCTGAAGATCCTCGCATAAGACTTTATACTTATGGAGCAAACAAGActgaattaaaattgcaaacgaGCAAAAGTACGGACAATATGAAAGCTGTAGCTGAGGCAATCAATTTCAGTGGTTTATCGGCCGCCAATGCAAAATCAATGGATGAATTATTACATGCTGATTCTCCCAAATCAAATAgctcaataataaaaagagataagaaacaaaaaacgaaagatccagaaagaagaaaaagtatcaTTCAAGCAGTCTcagatttcttctttaaaaaggAATCTTCTCCTTCGCCGTCCAATCAAAAAGACAAATTATCTATGTTCCGTCTGACGTCAAAGACGAAAGGCAAA cttGATAAAGTTTTATCACCGAAAATGAACGCTAGACCAAAAAGTGTTTGCGAAGGTATGCTCAcaagaaactttttaaatgaaaatccgCCGCCAATTCCACCGCCACCCCTTATTTATACCATTCCTACTACACAAATCTCag atGATAGTTTATCAGATGATGACACAAAAACAACAGCAGTATCGACATCATGCATACATAAAGCCACAATAACAGAAGGTTCATGTAATAGTATTTCACGTAAAACAAAAACTACGAAACGAATAGCTAGACAAGCACAATTAAAgag atTGCGTATGGCTCaagaaatacaaagaaaattagaagagACAGAAGTTAAACAAAGAGAATTGGAAAGTAGAGGTGTTAGCGTTGAAAAAGCTCTTCGTGGAGAAGGTG aatgcTCCGATCGAGAAGAAGCAGATTTACTAAGAGAGTGGTTTGACCTTATGAAAGAACGTACAGAATTGCGTCGATATGAAAAAGAGCTTTTAGTAAGAGCTCAAGAGGTTCAACTTGAAGATCGCCATGAAAGATTGCAACAAGAATTACGTGAACGCTTAGCTGATGAcg atAATAAAAAGACCAGTGCCGATgtgaaaaaggaaggagaaattttaacagaaatgTTGGAAATAGTCGCAAAACGGGATTCGCTTATTGCACTTTTAGAAGAAGAGCGACAAAGGTGGTGTAGATCTACATGCCAAACATTAACTCCTTTTTCGACACATACAGTTTGTTTTTCGCACTTACCTAGTTTCTTTACTCCTCATTTGAACAATACATCTTCTGTGCTCACTTTgatagttattttaattacatatgtatttttaactaatttaatacaattgttcattaatttttgtaatgaatcactaacatttttttaa